Genomic window (Streptomyces sp. NBC_00078):
GACCCGCTGTTCGACGACGAGGCCTTCCACCAGGCCCTGCGCCGCAAGCGCACCACCATCAAACGGGCCCTGCTGGACCAGTCGTTGATCAGCGGAGTCGGCAACATCTATGCGGACGAGGCGCTTTGGCGCGCCCGTGTCCACTACGAGCGCCCGACGGCCGGCTTCACCCGCCCGCGCACGGCCGAACTCCTCGGCCACGTAAGGGATGTGATGAACGCTGCGCTCTCCGTCGGCGGCACCAGCTTCGACAGCCTCTACGTCAACGTCAACGGGGAGTCGGGTTACTTCGACCGCTCGCTCGACGCGTACGGCCGTGAAGGTCTGCCGTGCAAGAGGTGCGGTACGCCGATGCGCAGGCGTCCCTGGATGAACCGGTCCAGCTACTTCTGCCCGAAGTGTCAGAGGCCGCCGCGGGCCGAGTCGTAACGCTCCCGCGAGGCGAGGACGTCGTCCATGCGGCCCTCCACCAGGTGGATGAGGCCCAGCAATCGCTCGGTGACGTCATGGCCGAGCGGGGTCAGTTCGTAGTCCACGCGGGGCGGGTTCGTCGGCTGCGCCTCGCGGTGCACCAGGCCGTCGCGCTCCAGTGCGTGCAGGGTCTGGGACAGCATCTTCTCGCTCACGCCGTCGACGCGTCGGCGCAGTTCGTTGAAGCGCAGCCTGCCCTCGTACAGAGCGCCGAGCGTGAGCCCGCCCCAGCGGCCCGTCACATGCTCCAGGGTGCCGCGCGAGGGACAGGCCTTGGCGAACACGTTGTACGGGAGGTCGTCCGCCTCCGTGCGCTCCTGCGGGGTGTCCATCCCAGTGTCCATCCCTCAAGCGTACTCGAACGCAGCGCTAACCCGCAGGTTGCACTAACCAAAAGTTAGTGCTTTCCTTTGGTTGCCGCCAGTGAAGTGTCTATTTCAGGAGTGCGCATCGTGACCAACCCCGTTGTCTCCATCGCCTACCACTCCGGCTA
Coding sequences:
- a CDS encoding helix-turn-helix domain-containing protein: MDTPQERTEADDLPYNVFAKACPSRGTLEHVTGRWGGLTLGALYEGRLRFNELRRRVDGVSEKMLSQTLHALERDGLVHREAQPTNPPRVDYELTPLGHDVTERLLGLIHLVEGRMDDVLASRERYDSARGGL